The Caldanaerobius fijiensis DSM 17918 genome segment TTTTCAGCTGGTTTTTTTGTAGGAGGCGAGCCATATGAGAGCTGTAATAATAGGTTGTGGTGAAACAGGTTCCTATCTTGTAAATGAGTACAGTAAAAAAGGTTATAACATATCTGTGGTAGATAAAGACGAAAGGGCGTTTGATAAATTGCCCCATAATTTAAACGGAGTTATAAAGGTTGTTGGTGACGCTACAGATATGGGTGTATTACAGCATAGTTTTTTAGCCAGTGCAGACATTGCTCTGGTGGTTACAGGTGATGATGATGTAAATATAATGATTTCTCAGATTGCCAGGAAATACTTTAATGTAAAAAATGTGGCTGTAATGATATCAAATGCGGAAAAAATACCTATTTTCAAGGATATTGATGTAAAGGTTATCTGCCCGGCAGAAATGATTATAAGTCAATTTAAGGAGTGATGGCGGTGTTTGTGCTGATCATCGGTTCAGGGGTAATGAGCTTAATACTGAGCAGGATGTTTTTTGAAGCCGGATACGGTATATCGGTATTATGTGACGACTCCAAGATCAGGAGGCTTGTACGCGACGGCATATTGGTTATATGTGGTGATATAACCTCAGTAGAGGATATGAAAAGAGCCGGAATATTGAGGGCAGATAAAGTAATAGCAGCATCGGATCGCGATGAAAAAAATCTGGTAATTAGTGAATTGGCGAAAAATGTTTTTGGTAAAACCGATATTTTATGCCTTGTCAATGACCCACAGTATAAAGATGTATTTAAGAATTTGGGTGTTGAACGTGTACTTTGCAAAGATGAATTGATTTCAAAAGAAATTTGGTATCAAGCTATGGAGAAATCCAGTTAAGATAGACGATAAAGGGGAGATTATAGATATGTATATTGTTATAGCTGGTTGTAGCAATGTGGGTTCTACCCTTGCCAGTATTCTTTCTGATATGGGACATGATGTGGCGGTAATTGAAAGAGATCCGAAATTTATTAAGAATTTGGGAACCGGATTTAATGGAATCGTGGTTGAAGGGGTTCCTATTGATGAGGATATACTTTTAAAAGCCGGAATAGAAGATGCAGATGTCTTTGCCGCAGTTACAAGGGATGAAAATGTCAATATTATGGCTGCTCAAATAGCTAAAAATATATTCGGCGTTAATAAGGTTATAGCAAGGGTTTTAACACCGGCTAAAAATGCTTTTTTTAATGAAATAGGTATTGATACGGTTTGCCAAACAGATCTTTGTGTACAGTATATCAGGAAATTTATTTTCGAAAATGGAATTAAGTATATAGCTAAGATTAGCAAATATATTGATGTCGTCGAGTTTAGTGTCAAAAAAATTCCTGATGACAATAGGTTACATGCTTTATTAGCCAACGGTGTGTTTAATTTGAATGCGGTTAAAAGGGGTGATATTTATTTAATACCTGACAGCAATTTTGAAATCAACAAAGAAGATATCCTTATCTGTACTGTTGACAACAGGTATATAGATACGATAAAAACAGTGTTTGGACTATAAGGATCATAATAAAAGGTGTTATTTTTTAAGGGGGTATTTTTGTTGAACATTATGGTAATTGGTGGGGGTAAAGTTGGTTATTACCTGGTAAAAACCCTGGTAAAACAACATCATCAGGTGAGACTCATAGAATTGGATCAGGACAGATGTAATTCCATTGCAAAAGA includes the following:
- a CDS encoding potassium channel family protein, whose protein sequence is MRAVIIGCGETGSYLVNEYSKKGYNISVVDKDERAFDKLPHNLNGVIKVVGDATDMGVLQHSFLASADIALVVTGDDDVNIMISQIARKYFNVKNVAVMISNAEKIPIFKDIDVKVICPAEMIISQFKE
- a CDS encoding potassium channel family protein, with translation MAVFVLIIGSGVMSLILSRMFFEAGYGISVLCDDSKIRRLVRDGILVICGDITSVEDMKRAGILRADKVIAASDRDEKNLVISELAKNVFGKTDILCLVNDPQYKDVFKNLGVERVLCKDELISKEIWYQAMEKSS
- a CDS encoding potassium channel family protein, encoding MYIVIAGCSNVGSTLASILSDMGHDVAVIERDPKFIKNLGTGFNGIVVEGVPIDEDILLKAGIEDADVFAAVTRDENVNIMAAQIAKNIFGVNKVIARVLTPAKNAFFNEIGIDTVCQTDLCVQYIRKFIFENGIKYIAKISKYIDVVEFSVKKIPDDNRLHALLANGVFNLNAVKRGDIYLIPDSNFEINKEDILICTVDNRYIDTIKTVFGL